A part of Leishmania panamensis strain MHOM/PA/94/PSC-1 chromosome 34 sequence genomic DNA contains:
- a CDS encoding heme peroxidase, putative (TriTrypDB/GeneDB-style sysID: LpmP.34.3300), protein MLLHHALSGTQTPFGCPIVAPENYREEAEEIVDFIWKLNKDQPMYTFPDLWAMFTAKAMARLGGPNVVPLRGRDDPPEFMTRDVLLAFPRSLIHEDNRDVLNMKRVLSRQGFSVEQVVALIGCSRCIGFHDAANFHTREEVKPKMRWHPKVIGPSGDEYHLPGTIQKTTMDPYVFGSEYFDLLLDYKWRHPRFFQKGKSGEYRCNAKERARQVILLDPYSEKSCELQRRRVEAVERGRDGISATDKRNSTAHGGSSSSLGDNRCDRSGEAQFIRGATGAKWSNSMEGGNREPQITDDPDYETECVAVSVDPCEHVSMRGIDVMLLDDGLTKGWLYQFGDNELEFYAAVSEVILDLQGRGHNLNKLTMWK, encoded by the coding sequence ATGCTGCTACATCATGCGCTAAGTGGCACACAAACACCATTCGGATGTCCTATTGTAGCACCTGAGAATTATCGGGAAGAGGCTGAGGAGATTGTCGATTTCATTTGGAAACTTAACAAGGACCAGCCGATGTACACATTTCCCGATTTGTGGGCGATGTTCACGGCAAAGGCAATGGCTCGCCTTGGTGGACCCAATGTAGTACCACTACGTGGTCGTGATGACCCACCTGAGTTTATGACACGTGACGTGCTCCTTGCATTTCCGCGTTCTTTGATTCACGAGGACAACCGAGATGTCCTGAACATGAAGCGTGTTTTATCTCGTCAGGGGTTTTCTGTGGAGCAAGTCGTTGCCTTGATAGGTTGCAGTCGTTGTATTGGGTTCCACGACGCTGCCAACTTTCATACCCGTGAGGAGGTGAAGCCGAAGATGAGGTGGCACCCGAAAGTAATTGGGCCCAGTGGTGACGAGTATCACCTTCCTGGAACGATTCAGAAAACTACCATGGACCCATATGTCTTTGGCTCAGAGTACTTTGATCTTCTACTGGATTACAAGTGGCGTCATCCACGATTTTTTCAGAAGGGAAAGAGTGGCGAGTATAGGTGTAATGCGAAGGAGCGCGCGCGTCAGGTAATCTTACTCGATCCCTATTCTGAGAAATCGTGCGAATTGCAGCGACGCAGGGTGGAGGCTGTTGAGAGAGGACGGGATGGTATTAGTGCGACAGACAAGCGTAACTCAACAGCGCatggaggcagcagcagctcgctcGGTGATAATCGCTGTGATCGCAGCGGAGAGGCCCAGTTCATTCGTGGCGCAACTGGCGCCAAGTGGAGTAACAGTATGGAGGGTGGTAATCGAGAGCCGCAGATCACCGACGATCCCGATTACGAAACTGAGTGTGTGGCCGTATCTGTCGACCCGTGTGAACATGTTTCAATGCGCGGTATAGATGTTATGCTTTTGGACGACGGTCTTACGAAAGGCTGGCTGTATCAGTTTGGGGACAACGAGCTTGAGTTCTACGCTGCCGTATCGGAGGTCATTCTAGACCTTCAAGGTAGGGGTCACAATCTGAATAAGCTCACAATGTGGAAGTGA
- a CDS encoding acyl transferase-like protein, putative (TriTrypDB/GeneDB-style sysID: LpmP.34.3310) — protein sequence MRNALIFSGQGTHTKGMCLSLLDDPAAVQVWERMTDCMMRNYGISLQHIIQENPTKIVARSDAFAIDKVYKRLCTEVLNVKESSPCTHTITHPDGVMQFTYLTQPCVLAAQLLAYENLKHRNPQVYNKQLSCIAGHSLGEFTALTALGVFTPETAVDLTFKRGLLMEKACDGTSRENRRLFACSPWRAKLSDNREVVDTFFFTLLEKVAQSLAHTSSFVEVVNNNVRHQQYVVAGDLVGLAVLGKCLDPQFRANCANAEDVEALVRDALASVCVDNRDGIAKDPNILCDGDFATSSAQKYGSRSTFRRFMKGADDGFTPSLEELTHLTLEEDGRSGLKKKSWFVPLIVEVPFHSSKLRRAMDEFLPVVRTALPDEGTLRELFSISNNSILDESRRVNPLWITNLTGRVFDPFNSAFQLSALEYMGKANIGEIRHKGRFESTLVIDTFNNGVAEGSVREMTAAVLAAQLAHPVQWITAMEEVVVAQGCSHIQEVSPQRSISEMFRRAVFVDDNDRNRSISPRVSSFPAEAPLF from the coding sequence ATGCGAAACGCCTTGATCTTTTCCGGTCAAGGGACACACACCAAGGGTatgtgcctctccctcctggatgaccctgctgctgtgcaggtATGGGAGCGCATGACAGATTGTATGATGCGCAATTATGGCATCTCATTGCAGCATATTATCCAAGAAAATCCTACGAAAATTGTGGCGCGTAGTGACGCCTTTGCTATCGATAAAGTCTACAAGCGGCTCTGCACAGAAGTGCTTAATGTGAAAGAATCTTCACCGTGCACCCACACGATCACTCACCCAGATGGCGTCATGCAGTTTACGTACCTGACACAACCGTGTGTTCTTGCTGCACAGCTTCTTGCGTACGAAAATTTGAAGCATAGAAACCCACAGGTATACAACAAACAACTTTCCTGTATCGCTGGTCACAGCCTAGGCGAATTCACCGCGCTTACAGCTCTTGGTGTCTTTACCCCTGAGACCGCTGTTGATTTAACCTTCAAGCGCGGTTTGCTCATGGAGAAGGCGTGTGATGGCACCTCACGCGAAAATCGAAGGCTTTTTGCCTGTAGCCCTTGGCGAGCAAAACTCAGCGACAACAGAGAAGTGGTAGatactttttttttcacacTTCTTGAGAAGGTTGCGCAATCTCTTGCGCATACATCCTCATTCGTAGAGGTGGTGAACAACAACGTCAGGCATCAGCAGTACGTCGTAGCTGGCGACCTTGTTGGGCTAGCTGTCCTGGGCAAGTGCTTGGACCCGCAATTCCGTGCAAACTGTGCCAACGCTGAGGATGTTGAAGCGCTTGTAAGGGATGCTCTCGCATCCGTCTGTGTCGATAACAGAGACGGCATTGCAAAGGATCCGAACATTCTCTGCGATGGGGATTTTGCAACATCGTCAGCGCAAAAGTACGGCTCGAGATCAACATTTCGTCGGTTCATGAAGGGCGCGGATGATGGCTTTACTCCGTCGCTAGAGGAGCTCACACACCTCACGCTGGAGGAAGATGGCCGAAGTGGCCTTAAGAAGAAGTCATGGTTTGTTCCTCTTATCGTGGAAGTGCCATTTCATTCGAGCAAGCTTCGACGTGCCATGGACGAATTTCTTCCTGTCGTTCGCACGGCCCTGCCAGACGAGGGGACTCTCCGTGAGCTGTTCTCGATTTCCAACAATAGTATTCTTGATGAGTCGCGCCGTGTTAACCCTTTATGGATTACCAATTTGACAGGAAGAGTATTTGACCCATTTAACAGCGCTTTTCAGCTGAGCGCGCTTGAATACATGGGAAAGGCAAATATCGGCGAGATCCGCCACAAAGGTCGATTCGAGAGCACTCTTGTCATCGATACATTTAACAATGGCGTCGCGGAGGGAAGTGTGCGGGAGATGACTGCTGCAGTGTTGGCAGCTCAGCTTGCTCACCCTGTACAGTGGATAACAGCAATGGAGGAGGTTGTGGTTGCGCAAGGATGTTCACACATACAAGAAGTTTCACCACAGAGAAGCATTTCGGAAATGTTTAGGCGTGCTGTATTTGTTGATGACAATGACCGGAACCGCAGTATTTCTCCCCGGGTCTCCTCATTTCCAGCTGAAGCTCCACTCTTCTAG
- a CDS encoding DNA-repair protein, putative (TriTrypDB/GeneDB-style sysID: LpmP.34.3290), with protein MAMVTSANVPVDLTEMRNVTEEDPRDLAANVDEWDEVVLPVTFLPAKKQEEGEKISLAKNLADDDESEVVKDEPTYAVSVVKTEVTATTQSETITKTSSKVKAELVNVDEGEGASGRLLMEWAQLPLVGQSCASHTWRQRDPTYQSMMEQRDLLAAKRRSERIQRVCESLFVLLAVFIRARLLWCESCHPGFVKRLFRLHVPREEAPKRSRCEDSSAKVKGAYVFVKAVAAAKVLTAESTKPSYRKPSLAPAWVTCAKDVVQNKTSAAVRILIETINNYFKLKPAPPASSSGREASAGAVACGVAPSSVEQDFSDWSLPVKPRFLFTKMAECHYRVSADEPVELPHPLYFSLLFLALARVAGLSCRLVVAKLAKTPLEKARTAARAGGITNGDKDAIEGRGDAADDESEEGARRPLRALSIFQDREKRKASDRTGSSGAASAGKGLKRPRSSAVMEQDIKESEELKSKKLPTSCYWVEVWSAERESFLSINPCQGCSTLWGASYTLSVSGHVAVDATPRYISKYSTAYTYGRRLGTCQQHRFLWHDKLSWDDTRELSEVLRATFNVAAPHTSALAQRQQQRESRQLHSLMYSEAVPTTLNALHHHPLYVIDSDLARHEGVWPKDASTTVGSVKGHMVYKRSAIVSLRSRDGWLHEGRSLLTEDQPAYKVVAPPASRPFAAPSAFYCRWQTQPFEPLPLTAGDPPSIPRHGRTSWYILLDKTPPPGIVHMTQPQISRVARRMKLDFGLAVVGFERRRTDEHRRAHWETVINGIVVKETDSIALLRAYEEWVQLVQEQETLKRRQRVFHWWLLLAQRLLSLKRLQNQYAKGLSAGAMPTQ; from the coding sequence ATGGCCATGGTAACGTCCGCTAACGTACCTGTTGACCTCACCGAAATGCGTAACGTAACGGAGGAGGATCCGAGAGACTTGGCCGCCAATGTGGACGAGTGGGATGAAGTGGTGCTGCCAGTCACCTTTTTGCCTGCCAAGAAGCAGGAGGAAGGTGAAAAAATCAGCTTAGCCAAGAACCTggcggacgacgacgaaaGTGAGGTGGTGAAGGACGAGCCAACTTACGCAGTTTCAGTTGTGAAGACAGAAGTGACAGCTACCACACAAAGTGAGACAATCACTAAAACATCGAGCAAGGTGAAGGCGGAGCTTGTCAACGTggacgagggggagggtgcgagTGGTCGGCTCTTGATGGAATGGGCGCAACTGCCGCTTGTGGGGCAGTCATGCGCCTCCCATACATGGCGGCAACGCGACCCAACGTATCAATCAATGATGGAGCAGAGGGATTTGCTTGCCGCAAAGCGTCGCTCAGAGCGTATTCAGCGCGTGTGCGAGTCGCTTTTCGTACTGCTAGCCGTATTCATTCGAGCCCGCCTGCTCTGGTGTGAATCATGTCATCCTGGCTTCGTTAAACGGCTTTTCCGGCTCCATGTGCCACGCGAAGAGGCCCCGAAACGCTCGCGCTGCGAAGATTCATCCGCAAAGGTTAAAGGCGCTTACGTTTTTGTCAAAGCAGTAGCCGCCGCAAAAGTTCTGACGGCGGAGTCTACAAAGCCGTCGTATCGCAAGCCCTCACTCGCCCCAGCGTGGGTGACGTGCGCGAAAGACGTTGTGCAGAATAAAACCTCGGCAGCCGTGAGAATACTCATCGAAACCATCAACAACTACTTCAAGTTGAAGCCGGCGCCTCCAGCTTCGTCGAGTGGGCGTGAAGCGTCTGCCGGTGCCGTTGCGTGCGGTGTTGCTCCATCATCTGTGGAGCAGGACTTTTCAGACTGGTCGCTTCCTGTGAAACCACGGTTTCTATTCACGAAGATGGCAGAGTGTCATTACCGTGTCTCCGCGGATGAGCCAGTCGAGTTGCCCCATCCCCtttacttctctcttctttttctggCATTGGCGCGTGTGGCGGGCCTGAGCTGCCGGCTTGTGGTGGCAAAGCTAGCCAAGAcgccgctggagaaggctCGGACGGCAGCACGTGCCGGTGGCATTACCAATGGGGACAAAGACGCAATTGAGGGCAGGGGCGACGCCGCGGACGATGAGAGCGAAGAAGGTGCTCGACGGCCGCTGCGAGCTCTTTCCATTTTTCAGGACCGCGAGAAGCGCAAGGCATCTGATCGCACCGGCTCCAGCGGGGCTGCTTCAGCGGGCAAGGGGTTGAAGCGACCGCGATCCTCAGCAGTGATGGAACAAGACATCAAAGAAAGTGAGGAGCTAAAGTCAAAAAAGCTGCCCACTTCATGCTACTGGGTGGAGGTGTGGTCCGCAGAGCGCGAGAGCTTCCTTTCTATTAATCCGTGCCAAGGCTGTTCCACACTCTGGGGTGCATCGTACACGCTGTCGGTGTCTGGTCACGTGGCGGTGGACGCAACACCGCGGTACATTTCCAAGTACAGCACCGCATATACCTACGGTCGTCGCCTCGGTACCTGTCAGCAACACCGATTCTTGTGGCACGACAAACTCTCCTGGGATGACACCCGCGAGCTGTCAGAGGTGCTACGTGCCACTTTCAACGTGGCCGCgccacacacaagcgcgttggcgcagcggcagcagcagcgggagagCCGGCAGCTACACTCCCTTATGTACTCGGAGGCTGTGCCCACCACTCTGAACgcacttcaccaccacccactcTACGTGATAGACTCCGATCTTGCCCGGCATGAAGGGGTGTGGCCGAAGGATGCAAGCACGACGGTGGGAAGTGTGAAGGGCCACATGGTCTACAAGCGTTCCGCTATCGTGAGTCTGCGGTCTCGCGACGGGTGGTTGCATGAGGGGCGCAGCCTGCTCACTGAGGATCAGCCTGCTTACAAGGTTGTGGCGCCTCCCGCCTCTCGCCCATTTGCAGCACCGTCGGCATTTTACTGTCGTTGGCAAACACAGCCATTTGAGCCACTACCGCTCACTGCAGGCGACCCTCCAAGCATTCCGCGTCACGGTCGAACGTCGTGGTACATCTTGCTCGACAAAACCCCGCCGCCGGGGATCGTACACATGACTCAGCCTCAGATATCTCGCGTGGCACGCCGTATGAAGCTAGACTTTGGCCTCGCTGTGGTTGGGTttgagcgccgccgcaccgaTGAGCACCGTCGCGCGCATTGGGAGACCGTCATCAACGGCATTGTTGTCAAGGAAACTGATAGCATTGCACTCCTTCGCGCCTATGAGGAGTGGGTGCAGCTGGTGCAAGAACAGGAGACGTTGAAACGGCGACAGCGTGTGTTCCACTGGTGGCTACTGCTTGCACAGCGTCTACTTTCGCTAAAACGCTTGCAGAATCAGTATGCCAAGGGACTCAGCGCTGGAGCGATGCCGACACAGTGA
- a CDS encoding hypothetical protein (TriTrypDB/GeneDB-style sysID: LpmP.34.3270), whose amino-acid sequence MQLDDWSTYRETLLYVRELALLFPSLWSGLLSENSVAATSSLLSHPTSLVSLASVKQVEAPFLMQWMAAAATVSVAYHCKSTGDHVEDVDHAATVVVAHWTRLLGMWIALRVELLCSTSGAVLIPEEEKELERYRQYFVPLAWPMLDQGIRERLVSHLCALAEKQGARQPMCSTSCASDIASSCVAVLRRDEEDEQKRDEVCTRAMEATQRVAREYLRISWDVLRPSSVPATVDAKLKRLSAQQSQRNVSEAVGSTPRSAVVHTNCLGDLLQALERLQLRPQRQHVDHDLAPWLTLTQTALLHIGYDLLTKVRASLVERCYYLIPAVLDYELCVHLCEVTLPESAGLQAHEKELTRVQGILRLTLQSLLQSAIGLYQHTIEVLLVGYKKKSTATLSASLTPRLVKLSAHLLPKNPLVTQEVAQNQHTSDAVFVLEPTTHPCATGGVSASAVMQLSGPAFAVLVEVLEPTCDLLQRYPADWNGLSARSLKGPDGRDQGATRGAHRESEGGLLSPPPRQQHLMSWHPRCSTTLDARRELVSFLEAKMSSCFADAAAGSGAAAKKAQRQATTDAYLLVTYLSTYGPHWL is encoded by the coding sequence ATGCAACTTGATGACTGGAGCACGTATCGCGAGACACTGCTTTACGTAAGAGAGCTTGCCTTACTTTTCCCGTCGTTGTGGAGCGGATTGTTGAGTGAGAATTCGGTGGCAGCGACTTCCTCGCTGCTTTCACATCCCACCTCGTTGGTCTCTCTTGCGTCGGTAAAGCAAGTGGAGGCACCCTTTCTGATGCAAtggatggcggcagcggcaacagtaTCAGTCGCTTACCATTGTAAAAGTACAGGTGACCATGTTGAGGATGTGGATCATGCCGCTACTGTCGTAGTGGCGCATTGGACGAGGCTGTTGGGCATGTGGATCGCCTTGCGCGTAGAGCTCTTGTGCAGCACAAGTGGGGCAGTGCTTATtccagaggaagagaaggaatTGGAGCGCTACAGGCAGTATTTCGTGCCTCTTGCGTGGCCGATGCTGGATCAAGGCATTCGAGAGCGGCTTGTTTCGCATCTGTGCGCACTGGCAGAGAAACAAGGAGCGAGACAGCCAatgtgcagcaccagctgcgccagtgaCATCGCTTCCTCCTGCGTCGCTGTTCTCAGgagggatgaggaggacgagcaGAAGCGTGATGAGGTGTGCACGCGAGCCATGGAGGCTACCCAGCGTGTGGCACGCGAGTACCTCCGCATCAGCTGGGACGTATTGCGCCCCAGCAGTGTTCCTGCTACGGTAGACGCGAAGCTGAAGCGACTTTCTGCCCAGCAGAGTCAACGCAATGTCTCTGAAGCTGTCGGTTCTACACCGCGTTCGGCCGTAGTGCATACCAACTGCCTTGGCGATCTCCTACAGGCGCTAGAGCGTTTGCAGTTGCGGCCGCAACGACAACATGTAGACCACGACTTGGCGCCATGGCTCACCTTAACACAGACTGCACTCCTTCATATCGGCTACGACTTACTTACCAAGGTGAGGGCGTCACTGGTCGAGCGCTGCTACTACCTCATCCCCGCCGTTCTGGACTATGAGTTATGCGTGCACTTGTGCGAGGTGACGCTACCGGAAAGCGCAGGATTACAGGCACATGAGAAGGAGCTGACTAGGGTGCAGGGGATATTGCGGCTCACTCTGCAGAGTTTGCTGCAGTCTGCTATTGGCCTGTATCAGCACACCATTGAAGTCTTGTTGGTTGGCtacaagaaaaagagcactGCCACGTTGTCTGCAAGTCTTACTCCACGGCTTGTGAAGTTGTCAGCGCATCTCTTGCCGAAGAACCCGCTCGTCACCCAAGAAGTTGCACAAAATCAGCACACATCCGATGCAGTTTTTGTGTTGGAACCAACCACTCACCCGTGTGCTACCGGTGGTGTCAGCGCATCCGCGGTAATGCAACTCTCAGGACCAGCTTTTGCGGTcctggtggaggtgctggagccAACCTGTGATCTACTACAGCGCTACCCCGCGGACTGGAATGGCCTTTCGGCCAGGTCGCTCAAGGGCCCCGATGGGCGCGACCAGGGTGCGACTCGTGGTGCCCACAGAGAAAGTGAAGGAGGGCTGctctcgcctccacctcgccaACAGCATCTGATGAGCTGGCATCCACGGTGCTCTACTACCTTGGATGCACGAAGGGAATTGGTGTCTTTTCTCGAAGCAAAGATGTCCAGCTGTTTTGCcgatgccgcagcagggTCTGGCGCGGCAGCCAAGAAGGCGCAACGGCAGGCAACCACAGATGCATACCTTCTGGTCACGTACCTCTCCACGTATGGGCCACACTGGCTATAA
- a CDS encoding replication factor A protein 3, putative (TriTrypDB/GeneDB-style sysID: LpmP.34.3280) produces the protein MYAQHIQAAPSNKLPVFQGVSPRVTAQTYQSHRGEYVSIIFELTGPGEFKCGATGMSVKVVGVPEAVEVSRVCEFICYVDPSTGELTYFQHAMLDDEFDFEVYRRLVSLTTKVPQLF, from the coding sequence ATGTATGCCCAGCACATTCAAGCTGCCCCAAGCAACAAGCTCCCTGTGTTCCAGGGAGTGTCGCCACGCGTGACGGCGCAAACCTATCAGAGTCACCGCGGGGAATATGTCTCCATCATTTTTGAATTGACAGGTCCGGGTGAGTTCAAGTGTGGCGCGACGGGCATGTCGGTAAAGGTGGTTGGTGTGCCGGAGGCAGTGGAGGTGAGCCGCGTCTGCGAGTTTATCTGCTACGTTGATCCCTCCACGGGGGAGCTGACGTACTTTCAGCATGCTATGCTTGATGACGAATTCGACTTTGAGGTGTACCGCCGACTCGTGAGCCTGACGACTAAGGTGCCACAGCTTTTTTAA